One genomic window of uncultured Erythrobacter sp. includes the following:
- the dnaG gene encoding DNA primase — protein sequence MTITPQWKDELRARITLSSVIMRTDKLTKAGREWKACCPFHDEKTPSFTVNDQKGFYHCFGCGAHGDVISWMTEQRGLSFIDAIKELASEAGMEVPAPDPVAAKRAEKRAELVDVTEAAQQWFVHNLRSDVGREALDYLKNRDLKSETLREFGFGYAPESKQALPTAIPSFDEAMLVESGMRIATDDGTKYDRFRGRVMLPIQDARGRVIAFGGRILGKREGIAKYLNSPDTPLFDKGRTLYNLHRAAPASRQSGRVIVVEGYMDVVALAQAGFEDAVAPLGTALTEMQLEMLWRMVERPVLCFDGDAAGQRAAMRAISRALPMLAPMRSLAIVQLPAGLDPDDLINKRGVTAMEKLLAEPTSLLDMLWTFERDAQSLDSPEAKAGLKARLMEHVATIQDRDIQALYRRELLDRFSAFAYPPRPPRDQTKRGPWRPGATTQRGLSSGAREVLQRAMSGGQRSDFKGAVLAGLVRHPDQIERHAEALIRLAKLDREAAPAIESLIELSERLDSRGETAISGEQGYPAPPDDIRYAFLREGTPTGEAREELAEAVSLLVEKPALEAAMAATIARFDEDPEGSFAEQTRLRGQLTTVDERLKAFGRRKAASATDQDKAAAAAETELTSASADTSEGDPETD from the coding sequence ATGACAATCACCCCGCAATGGAAGGACGAGCTTCGCGCGCGGATCACGCTGTCGAGTGTGATTATGCGCACCGACAAGCTCACCAAAGCGGGGCGTGAGTGGAAAGCGTGTTGCCCGTTCCATGACGAGAAGACGCCAAGCTTCACGGTCAACGATCAGAAGGGCTTTTATCATTGCTTCGGCTGCGGAGCGCATGGCGATGTGATCAGTTGGATGACCGAACAGCGCGGTTTGTCTTTCATCGACGCGATCAAGGAATTGGCGAGCGAAGCCGGTATGGAAGTCCCGGCGCCCGATCCGGTTGCAGCCAAGCGTGCAGAAAAGCGTGCCGAGCTGGTCGATGTCACCGAAGCAGCACAGCAATGGTTCGTCCACAATCTGCGCTCCGATGTTGGACGCGAAGCGCTCGATTATCTGAAGAACCGCGATCTGAAGTCGGAGACCCTGCGCGAGTTCGGCTTTGGCTATGCTCCTGAGAGCAAACAGGCTCTCCCTACCGCTATTCCTAGTTTCGACGAAGCCATGCTGGTTGAAAGCGGCATGCGGATCGCAACCGACGATGGCACGAAATATGACCGCTTCCGTGGCCGTGTCATGCTGCCGATCCAGGATGCGCGCGGTAGGGTGATCGCATTCGGCGGACGCATTCTCGGCAAGCGCGAAGGCATTGCCAAATATCTGAACTCTCCCGACACACCTTTGTTCGACAAGGGCCGCACGCTTTACAACCTCCACCGCGCCGCACCCGCGTCGCGCCAGTCTGGCCGTGTGATCGTGGTCGAAGGCTACATGGACGTGGTCGCTCTCGCCCAGGCTGGGTTCGAGGATGCGGTCGCTCCCCTCGGAACCGCACTCACCGAAATGCAGCTGGAAATGCTGTGGCGCATGGTCGAACGGCCGGTTCTCTGTTTCGATGGCGACGCCGCAGGGCAACGTGCCGCCATGCGCGCCATCAGCCGCGCGCTGCCGATGCTCGCCCCCATGCGCTCGCTCGCGATTGTGCAACTGCCCGCCGGACTTGATCCCGACGACCTGATCAACAAGCGGGGCGTCACTGCGATGGAGAAACTCCTCGCCGAGCCAACTTCGCTGCTGGATATGCTGTGGACCTTCGAGCGCGACGCACAATCGCTCGATAGCCCTGAGGCAAAGGCTGGCCTCAAGGCGAGGCTGATGGAACATGTCGCTACGATCCAGGACCGCGATATTCAGGCGCTCTACCGCCGCGAGTTGCTCGATCGCTTCTCGGCATTTGCCTACCCGCCCCGCCCTCCGCGCGACCAGACAAAGCGCGGCCCGTGGCGCCCCGGCGCAACTACTCAACGCGGCCTTTCCAGCGGTGCTCGGGAAGTTCTTCAACGCGCCATGTCGGGCGGCCAGCGTTCGGATTTCAAAGGGGCTGTATTGGCCGGTTTGGTCCGACATCCAGACCAGATTGAACGCCACGCAGAGGCCCTGATCAGGCTCGCAAAACTCGACCGAGAAGCCGCACCTGCAATCGAATCGCTGATAGAGCTGTCGGAGAGGCTTGATTCGCGCGGCGAAACCGCCATATCTGGCGAGCAAGGCTATCCTGCCCCACCGGACGATATTCGTTACGCCTTCCTCAGAGAAGGCACACCAACCGGTGAAGCGCGCGAGGAACTGGCCGAAGCTGTATCGCTGCTGGTTGAGAAACCGGCGCTCGAAGCCGCTATGGCGGCGACGATTGCCAGGTTTGACGAGGACCCTGAAGGATCTTTCGCGGAACAGACCAGACTACGTGGACAGCTCACGACAGTTGACGAGCGCTTGAAAGCTTTTGGGCGCAGAAAGGCCGCTTCGGCGACCGACCAGGACAAGGCCGCTGCAGCGGCTGAGACAGAATTAACATCGGCGTCGGCGGATACATCCGAAGGCGACCCGGAAACGGATTGA
- a CDS encoding GatB/YqeY domain-containing protein: MIRDDIKAATITAMKAGEKARTATLRQISAKIKDRDIEERTSGKDNDDDALVTSVLQKMAKQRRESIEMYETGGRDELAAKEKAELAVIDEFLPQMMSEDETKAAIDAIKAETGASSMKDMGQVMGELKKRHGAVLDGKLASGLVKAALS, translated from the coding sequence ATGATCCGTGACGATATCAAAGCCGCAACCATCACTGCGATGAAAGCGGGCGAAAAGGCCCGCACAGCAACGCTCCGCCAGATCTCTGCCAAGATCAAAGACCGCGACATCGAGGAACGGACAAGCGGCAAAGACAATGATGACGATGCGCTAGTGACGTCTGTTTTGCAGAAAATGGCCAAGCAACGCCGCGAATCGATCGAAATGTACGAAACGGGCGGACGTGACGAGCTGGCGGCCAAGGAAAAGGCCGAACTGGCGGTCATAGACGAGTTCCTTCCTCAAATGATGTCGGAGGACGAAACCAAAGCCGCAATCGACGCGATCAAGGCGGAGACTGGCGCCTCATCCATGAAAGACATGGGCCAGGTGATGGGTGAGCTGAAAAAGCGCCACGGCGCGGTGCTGGATGGCAAGCTGGCGAGCGGTCTGGTGAAGGCGGCTTTGAGCTAA
- the carA gene encoding glutamine-hydrolyzing carbamoyl-phosphate synthase small subunit, whose product MASAASRPAQPKGATGCLVLADGTAVWGKGFGASGSAVGEVCFNTAMTGYQEVMTDPSYAAQIVTFTFPHIGNVGTNGEDIESLVESAVGCVVREDVTEPSNFRSLERFTDWMERNGKIGLSGIDTRALTRRIRLSGAPNAVIAHEPSGQFDLDALLARAQEWAGLEGMDLAKRVTRETRESWEGGYWRLGHGYGRAARDATPHVVAVDYGAKDNIFRNLVRAGAKVTVVPAKTSYDDIVALKPNGVFLSNGPGDPAATGEYAVPVIKALLDADVPLFGICLGHQMLALAAGAKTVKMHQGHRGANHPVQRVGEGWGETTGLVEITSMNHGFAVDADTLPESVEQTHVSLFDGSNCGIAVKGKAAFGVQYHPEASPGPQDSFYLFEKFVDGLG is encoded by the coding sequence ATGGCTTCTGCTGCCTCTCGTCCTGCGCAACCCAAGGGTGCGACAGGTTGTCTCGTTCTGGCCGATGGGACGGCCGTTTGGGGGAAGGGCTTTGGCGCTAGCGGCAGCGCGGTGGGCGAAGTGTGCTTCAACACTGCGATGACCGGCTATCAAGAAGTCATGACTGATCCTAGCTACGCGGCGCAGATCGTCACGTTCACCTTCCCGCATATCGGCAATGTCGGGACAAATGGCGAAGATATCGAAAGTCTGGTCGAAAGTGCCGTCGGCTGCGTTGTTCGTGAGGATGTGACTGAACCGTCAAACTTCCGCTCTCTAGAGCGCTTCACCGACTGGATGGAGCGCAATGGCAAGATCGGCCTGTCAGGTATCGATACACGTGCGCTAACCCGTCGCATTCGATTGAGCGGAGCGCCCAATGCGGTGATTGCGCATGAGCCTTCGGGTCAGTTCGATCTCGATGCATTGCTTGCTCGCGCTCAGGAATGGGCGGGGCTGGAAGGAATGGACCTCGCCAAGCGCGTGACCCGAGAGACACGGGAAAGCTGGGAAGGCGGATACTGGCGGTTAGGTCACGGCTATGGCCGCGCGGCGCGTGACGCGACGCCGCACGTAGTCGCGGTGGACTACGGCGCGAAGGACAACATCTTCCGCAATCTCGTCCGAGCCGGGGCGAAGGTGACTGTGGTTCCGGCCAAGACCAGCTACGACGATATCGTGGCGCTGAAGCCTAATGGCGTGTTTCTCTCCAATGGGCCGGGCGATCCGGCAGCGACGGGTGAATATGCGGTGCCGGTGATCAAGGCGCTGCTTGATGCCGATGTGCCACTGTTCGGCATTTGCCTGGGCCATCAGATGCTCGCGCTGGCAGCGGGGGCGAAGACAGTGAAGATGCATCAGGGCCACCGCGGCGCGAACCACCCGGTCCAGCGTGTGGGTGAGGGCTGGGGCGAGACCACAGGCCTCGTCGAGATCACCAGCATGAACCACGGCTTTGCCGTCGACGCGGACACATTGCCTGAGAGCGTGGAGCAGACCCATGTGAGCCTGTTCGACGGCTCTAACTGCGGGATCGCGGTGAAGGGCAAAGCGGCATTCGGAGTGCAGTATCACCCAGAGGCGTCGCCAGGGCCGCAAGACAGCTTTTACTTGTTCGAGAAGTTTGTTGACGGGCTTGGATGA
- a CDS encoding Tsi3 family protein: MVRLLEIAAILALTTSASCAEPQEKVVEMRTESFDGLRFGVPEGRVAVAQDGRIKIQPEQALRTVDQITVWTSNPKPLPEGTVTTGDDPAPHTLVTIEGGMGGPEYALSIPKTVGEREVTVRAYIQAEEGQPDFADAWAVWESLGVDQ; this comes from the coding sequence ATGGTAAGATTGTTGGAAATCGCGGCAATCCTGGCGCTGACGACCTCTGCGTCGTGTGCCGAGCCGCAGGAGAAAGTGGTTGAAATGCGCACTGAGAGTTTTGACGGATTGCGGTTTGGCGTACCCGAGGGGCGCGTGGCGGTCGCGCAGGATGGGCGCATCAAGATTCAGCCAGAGCAGGCACTGCGCACGGTCGACCAGATCACCGTCTGGACGTCCAATCCCAAGCCGCTGCCCGAAGGCACGGTGACCACAGGCGACGATCCTGCACCGCACACTTTGGTGACAATCGAAGGCGGCATGGGTGGTCCCGAATATGCGCTGTCGATACCGAAAACGGTGGGTGAGCGCGAGGTGACGGTGCGGGCGTATATCCAGGCGGAAGAGGGTCAGCCCGACTTCGCTGATGCGTGGGCCGTATGGGAGAGCCTTGGGGTTGATCAGTAG
- the carB gene encoding carbamoyl-phosphate synthase large subunit, producing MPKRTDISSILVIGAGPIIIGQACEFDYSGTQAIKALKEEGYRVILVNSNPATIMTDPEFADATYIEPITPEIVAKIIAKEKPDALLPTMGGQTALNCALKLDEMGVLAEHGVEMIGAKADAIDKAENRQRFREAMDSIGLESARSGVANTLEEARALIDRTGLPAIIRPSFTLGGTGGGIAYNKAEFDKIVAEGLDASPTTEVLIEESLLGWKEYEMEVVRDKADNCIIICSIENVDPMGVHTGDSITVAPALTLTDKEYQIMRTASLNVLREIGVETGGSNVQFAVNPKDGRLIVIEMNPRVSRSSALASKATGFPIARVAAKLAVGYTLDEITNEITGATPASFEPTIDYVVTKIPRFAFEKFKGAEATLSTAMKSVGEVMAIGRNFQESMQKALRGLETGLDGFNRVTELEGVSREVITAAISRRTPDRLLKVAQAFREGFSVEDIQNVTGYDPWFLRQIEAIIAAEAEIASEGLPNDAAGLRRLKAMGFSDKRLATLAVRSVGVAGGMAETQAKRSGLLHDALQAMAGATSEEEVRALRRKLGVLPVFKRIDSCAAEFEAITPYMYSTYEAPSFGEPECEADPSDRKKVVILGGGPNRIGQGIEFDYCCVHACFALAEQGFETIMVNCNPETVSTDYDTSDRLYFEPLTGEDVLEILRVEMSRGTLAGVIVQFGGQTPLKLAQALEDEGIPILGTSPDAIDLAEDRERFAKLVDKLKLKQPDNGIAYSRDEAAAVAARIGYPVLLRPSYVLGGRAMEIVDSEAQLDDYIKTAVNVSGDSPVLVDQYLRDAIECDVDALCDGDEVRIAGVMQHIEEAGVHSGDSACTLPPYSLPAEIVQEMERQADALATALGVRGLMNVQFAVKNGEVYLIEVNPRASRTVPFVAKAIGQPVAKIASRVMAGEKLADFEPFKRDLPYIAIKEAVFPFSRFPGADPILTPEMKSTGEVMGIDMTFDAAFLKSQLGAGMTPPEGGTVFVSVKNTDKPVIVPAVKSLIEQGFQVIATGGTQSYLAEQGLAVEHINKVAEGQPHIVDKIIDGEVALIFNTTEGWQSLLDSKSIRATALEKKVPYYTTATASNAVAAAIAAIKPDQLEVRSLQDYYS from the coding sequence ATGCCCAAACGCACCGACATTTCTTCCATCCTCGTCATCGGCGCAGGCCCGATCATCATCGGTCAGGCGTGCGAGTTCGACTATTCGGGCACGCAGGCGATCAAGGCGCTGAAGGAAGAGGGCTACCGCGTCATTCTGGTCAACAGCAACCCAGCGACGATCATGACCGATCCGGAGTTTGCCGACGCGACCTATATCGAGCCGATCACACCGGAGATCGTTGCCAAGATCATCGCCAAGGAAAAGCCCGACGCGCTGCTGCCGACGATGGGCGGGCAGACGGCGCTGAACTGCGCGCTGAAGCTCGATGAGATGGGCGTGCTGGCAGAGCACGGGGTCGAGATGATCGGCGCCAAGGCCGATGCGATCGACAAGGCAGAGAACCGTCAGCGCTTCCGTGAGGCGATGGACTCGATTGGCCTGGAAAGCGCGCGTAGCGGGGTGGCGAACACCCTCGAAGAAGCGCGCGCACTTATCGACCGCACGGGACTGCCCGCGATTATCCGTCCGAGTTTCACGCTTGGCGGGACAGGCGGCGGAATCGCTTACAACAAGGCGGAATTCGACAAGATCGTCGCAGAGGGCCTCGACGCCTCGCCTACGACCGAAGTTTTGATCGAGGAATCGCTTCTCGGTTGGAAGGAATACGAGATGGAGGTCGTCCGCGACAAAGCGGACAATTGCATCATCATCTGCTCGATCGAAAACGTTGATCCGATGGGCGTGCATACCGGAGACTCGATCACGGTCGCCCCGGCGCTGACGCTGACCGATAAAGAATACCAGATCATGCGGACCGCCAGCCTGAATGTGCTGCGCGAGATTGGTGTCGAGACTGGCGGCTCGAACGTGCAATTTGCGGTCAATCCGAAAGACGGCCGTCTGATCGTGATCGAGATGAACCCGCGGGTGTCGCGCTCTTCAGCTCTGGCTTCGAAGGCTACGGGCTTCCCAATCGCGCGCGTCGCTGCAAAGCTGGCGGTTGGGTACACACTCGACGAGATCACGAACGAGATTACCGGTGCGACCCCGGCAAGTTTCGAGCCGACGATCGACTATGTCGTCACCAAGATCCCGCGCTTCGCGTTCGAGAAGTTCAAGGGTGCTGAGGCCACTTTGTCGACGGCGATGAAGTCGGTGGGTGAAGTCATGGCGATTGGCCGGAACTTTCAGGAATCGATGCAGAAGGCACTGCGCGGGCTGGAAACCGGCCTCGACGGGTTCAACCGCGTGACCGAACTTGAAGGTGTCTCGCGCGAGGTAATCACCGCCGCCATTTCCCGCCGCACGCCGGACCGGCTTTTGAAGGTCGCGCAGGCCTTCCGCGAGGGCTTCAGCGTCGAGGATATCCAGAACGTTACGGGTTATGACCCGTGGTTCCTGCGTCAGATTGAGGCGATTATAGCCGCGGAGGCCGAGATTGCATCAGAGGGTCTACCCAACGATGCCGCAGGATTGCGCCGACTTAAGGCTATGGGCTTTTCGGACAAGCGGTTGGCGACGCTCGCCGTGCGTTCTGTCGGTGTTGCGGGAGGAATGGCGGAAACGCAGGCCAAGCGCTCGGGTCTGCTGCATGATGCGCTGCAAGCGATGGCCGGGGCGACCAGCGAAGAGGAAGTGCGCGCATTGCGCCGCAAGCTTGGCGTGTTGCCGGTGTTCAAGCGGATCGATAGCTGCGCCGCCGAATTCGAAGCAATCACGCCATACATGTATTCGACTTACGAAGCCCCGAGCTTTGGCGAGCCCGAATGCGAGGCTGACCCGAGCGACCGCAAGAAAGTCGTCATCCTAGGCGGCGGGCCCAACCGGATCGGTCAGGGTATCGAGTTCGACTATTGCTGCGTCCACGCCTGTTTCGCGCTTGCCGAGCAGGGCTTTGAAACGATTATGGTCAACTGTAACCCCGAAACCGTTTCGACCGACTACGACACATCCGACCGGCTCTATTTCGAGCCGCTTACCGGGGAAGATGTGCTCGAAATCCTGCGTGTGGAGATGTCTCGAGGCACCTTGGCGGGTGTGATCGTGCAGTTTGGCGGGCAAACGCCGCTGAAGCTCGCACAGGCCCTGGAAGATGAAGGCATTCCAATCCTTGGAACCTCGCCAGATGCAATCGACCTCGCTGAAGACCGCGAGCGGTTTGCCAAGCTGGTCGACAAGCTAAAGCTGAAGCAGCCGGACAATGGCATCGCCTATAGCCGCGACGAAGCCGCTGCCGTCGCCGCGCGGATCGGTTATCCCGTTCTGCTGCGTCCATCCTACGTGCTTGGGGGGAGGGCGATGGAAATCGTCGATTCCGAAGCGCAGCTGGATGACTACATCAAGACCGCCGTGAATGTCTCTGGTGACAGCCCTGTGCTGGTCGATCAGTACCTGCGTGACGCAATCGAGTGTGATGTCGATGCGCTATGCGACGGCGATGAAGTGCGGATCGCGGGCGTCATGCAGCATATCGAGGAGGCCGGCGTGCATTCCGGCGATAGTGCCTGCACCTTGCCGCCCTATTCCCTGCCGGCTGAAATTGTTCAAGAAATGGAGCGTCAGGCAGATGCGCTGGCCACGGCGCTGGGTGTGCGCGGTCTTATGAATGTTCAATTCGCGGTCAAAAATGGCGAAGTCTATCTGATCGAAGTCAATCCGCGGGCAAGCCGTACCGTCCCGTTTGTCGCGAAGGCCATTGGCCAACCGGTCGCCAAAATCGCCTCACGCGTAATGGCGGGTGAAAAGCTCGCCGACTTTGAGCCGTTCAAGCGAGATCTGCCTTACATCGCGATCAAGGAAGCGGTCTTCCCGTTCAGCCGTTTCCCTGGCGCTGATCCGATCCTTACCCCCGAGATGAAATCGACCGGCGAAGTGATGGGCATCGATATGACGTTCGATGCGGCCTTCCTGAAATCTCAGTTAGGTGCAGGGATGACGCCGCCCGAAGGTGGCACGGTGTTCGTTTCGGTCAAGAACACCGACAAGCCGGTGATCGTTCCTGCTGTTAAGAGCCTGATCGAGCAAGGTTTTCAGGTGATCGCGACGGGCGGCACACAAAGCTATCTCGCCGAGCAGGGCCTCGCGGTGGAACACATCAACAAAGTGGCCGAGGGGCAGCCGCACATCGTCGACAAGATCATCGACGGTGAGGTGGCGTTGATCTTCAACACGACCGAGGGTTGGCAGTCGCTTCTCGACAGCAAATCGATCCGCGCGACCGCGCTTGAGAAGAAGGTTCCGTACTACACTACGGCTACGGCTTCTAATGCGGTGGCGGCCGCAATTGCGGCGATAAAACCGGATCAGCTTGAAGTCCGGTCATTGCAAGACTATTATAGCTGA
- the greA gene encoding transcription elongation factor GreA encodes MATMEKVPMLAEGYERLTTDLKALREERPKIVDAIEEARAHGDLSENAEYHAAKERQGQVEAMIGDIEGKISRAQIIDPTTLSGDKIVFGSTVTLLDDDDKPIKYQIVGETEADAAAGRISFSSPLARALIGKQVDDEIEVTVPSGDKFYLVSKIEFI; translated from the coding sequence ATGGCGACGATGGAAAAAGTTCCGATGCTGGCCGAGGGGTACGAGCGTTTGACGACCGACCTCAAAGCGCTGCGCGAGGAACGCCCGAAGATTGTCGATGCAATCGAGGAAGCTCGTGCGCATGGCGATTTGTCTGAGAACGCTGAGTATCACGCGGCCAAGGAACGTCAGGGCCAGGTTGAAGCGATGATCGGCGATATCGAAGGCAAGATCAGCCGCGCTCAGATCATCGACCCGACGACCCTGTCCGGTGACAAGATCGTGTTTGGCTCTACCGTTACGCTGCTCGATGACGATGATAAGCCGATCAAATATCAAATCGTCGGTGAAACCGAAGCGGACGCCGCTGCGGGCCGCATCTCATTCAGCTCGCCACTGGCGCGCGCTTTGATAGGTAAGCAGGTCGATGATGAGATCGAAGTGACGGTCCCATCGGGCGACAAGTTCTATCTCGTCAGCAAGATCGAATTCATCTGA
- a CDS encoding GNAT family N-acetyltransferase, whose amino-acid sequence MAYAIRPFRTEDAASLADLTLAAIRTVGSQSYSSEQVDAWAARHPGPERFIERAGGGSHIFVAADDSDIPVAYSLLEPDGHLDMLYCHPKHTRRGLADQLLAVAEQTAITLKTESLYTEASELARPAFERAGYEVTQRRDFEIEGVAIHNYAMEKRLT is encoded by the coding sequence GTGGCTTACGCCATCCGCCCATTTCGTACGGAAGACGCCGCCTCTTTGGCGGACCTTACCCTGGCCGCAATTCGGACTGTTGGGTCGCAATCCTATTCGAGTGAACAGGTGGATGCCTGGGCAGCGCGGCATCCCGGTCCAGAGCGCTTCATCGAACGCGCCGGGGGTGGCTCGCACATCTTCGTAGCGGCGGACGACAGCGACATTCCGGTAGCCTATTCGCTGCTCGAACCCGACGGCCACTTAGACATGCTGTATTGCCACCCCAAGCATACAAGGCGCGGTTTGGCAGACCAGCTGCTGGCCGTGGCCGAACAGACTGCGATCACTTTGAAAACGGAAAGCCTTTACACCGAGGCGAGCGAACTGGCCCGACCCGCATTTGAACGAGCAGGGTATGAGGTAACGCAACGCCGCGATTTCGAAATCGAAGGTGTGGCGATCCACAACTATGCGATGGAAAAGCGCCTCACCTGA
- a CDS encoding DUF4170 domain-containing protein translates to MEETTTEQRLHLVMGGRVTDPRGLEFQDPESLHVVGVFSSYDAAVDAWRAQAQRTVDDAEMKYVVVHIHRLLTPEE, encoded by the coding sequence ATGGAAGAAACAACTACCGAACAGCGGCTCCATCTTGTGATGGGCGGCCGCGTTACCGATCCGCGCGGACTGGAATTTCAAGACCCGGAAAGCCTTCACGTGGTTGGCGTGTTCAGCAGCTACGACGCGGCAGTCGATGCATGGCGCGCTCAGGCGCAGCGTACGGTCGATGATGCCGAGATGAAGTATGTGGTGGTCCATATCCACCGCCTGCTGACGCCTGAAGAGTAG
- a CDS encoding phage holin family protein: protein MLEGKGPEGSQDETADPLAPIPPEKQDDSADTSPTFDESLVEELAALYDDGKTYAEAELAFQKGRAALAGKSIGVALGLVIVAIILLHIAFLALAVGLVIALAPLVTIWGAIAIVVGGILLLVGLLGFGAYSKGKLLGALFSSPSEDKAK from the coding sequence ATGCTTGAGGGAAAAGGGCCGGAAGGGTCGCAGGACGAAACTGCGGACCCCCTCGCCCCGATTCCGCCTGAAAAGCAGGACGATTCCGCCGATACCAGTCCGACTTTCGACGAATCCCTCGTCGAGGAACTCGCTGCACTTTACGACGACGGCAAAACCTATGCCGAGGCCGAACTTGCATTCCAGAAAGGCCGCGCCGCCCTCGCCGGCAAAAGTATCGGCGTTGCACTCGGGCTTGTTATCGTCGCGATCATCCTGCTGCACATCGCCTTCTTGGCGCTCGCAGTGGGATTGGTGATTGCGCTCGCGCCATTGGTCACGATCTGGGGCGCGATCGCTATCGTTGTCGGCGGAATACTGCTGCTTGTCGGATTGCTTGGCTTCGGCGCCTATTCGAAGGGGAAGCTGCTCGGCGCTTTGTTCTCAAGCCCCTCTGAAGACAAAGCGAAATGA
- the eno gene encoding phosphopyruvate hydratase has product MTAIIDLHGREILDSRGNPTVEVDVLLDDGSFGRAAVPSGASTGAHEAVELRDGDAARYKGKGVLQAVEAVNTEIRDFLIGAFDAEDQREIDLGMIALDDTPNKGRLGANAILGTSLAVAKAAANARGLPLYSYLGGVSAHMLPVPMMNIINGGEHADNPIDIQEFMIMPVGADTLAEAVRWGSEVFHTLKKGLSDKGLATAVGDEGGFAPDLASTRAALDFIMASVEQAGFKPGEDIVLALDCAATEFYRDGKYEISGEGLSLDGAGMADYLAKLCDDYPIRSIEDGMSEDDFEGWKAVTDAIGDTVQLVGDDLFVTNPERLSDGIDQGLANSLLVKVNQIGTLTETLAAVDMAHRASYTSVMSHRSGETEDATIADLAVATNCGQIKTGSLARSDRLAKYNQLIRIEEELGVSASYAGRSCFGALASRG; this is encoded by the coding sequence ATGACCGCGATCATCGATCTGCACGGACGCGAAATTCTCGATAGCCGGGGTAACCCAACCGTGGAAGTCGATGTGCTTCTGGATGATGGGAGTTTTGGGCGTGCTGCGGTTCCGTCTGGTGCCTCGACCGGAGCGCATGAAGCGGTCGAATTGCGCGATGGCGATGCGGCGCGGTACAAGGGTAAAGGTGTCCTGCAAGCAGTCGAAGCGGTGAATACCGAGATCCGCGATTTCCTGATCGGAGCCTTCGACGCCGAGGATCAGCGCGAAATCGATCTCGGCATGATTGCGCTGGATGACACCCCAAACAAGGGGCGGCTCGGGGCTAACGCGATCCTTGGCACTAGCCTGGCGGTGGCCAAGGCAGCCGCGAATGCGCGCGGTCTGCCGCTCTATTCCTATCTTGGCGGCGTGTCGGCTCACATGCTCCCCGTACCGATGATGAATATCATCAATGGCGGTGAGCATGCCGACAACCCGATCGACATTCAGGAATTCATGATCATGCCGGTCGGCGCTGATACGTTGGCTGAGGCGGTGCGCTGGGGTTCCGAGGTGTTCCACACGCTCAAGAAGGGATTGTCGGACAAGGGATTGGCAACCGCCGTGGGAGACGAAGGCGGCTTTGCGCCCGATCTGGCCAGCACTCGCGCCGCGCTCGATTTCATCATGGCGTCGGTCGAACAGGCTGGATTCAAGCCAGGCGAAGACATCGTGCTCGCGCTCGATTGCGCCGCGACAGAATTCTACCGCGATGGCAAATACGAAATCTCTGGCGAAGGCCTGAGCCTCGATGGGGCAGGCATGGCCGACTATCTCGCCAAACTGTGCGACGATTACCCGATCCGCTCGATTGAAGACGGCATGAGCGAAGATGATTTTGAGGGTTGGAAAGCGGTTACCGACGCGATTGGTGATACAGTCCAACTTGTCGGAGACGATCTGTTTGTGACCAATCCAGAACGTCTGTCCGATGGTATCGATCAAGGCCTCGCCAATTCGCTGTTGGTCAAGGTCAACCAGATCGGCACGCTCACCGAAACTCTCGCCGCCGTCGATATGGCGCACCGCGCGAGCTACACCTCAGTCATGAGCCACCGTTCGGGCGAAACCGAGGATGCGACCATTGCCGACCTCGCTGTCGCAACCAATTGCGGCCAGATCAAAACCGGCTCGCTCGCGCGCTCGGACCGTCTTGCGAAGTACAACCAGCTGATCCGGATTGAAGAAGAGCTCGGCGTCAGCGCTTCCTATGCGGGGCGCAGTTGCTTTGGCGCGCTTGCATCTAGAGGCTGA